The following proteins are co-located in the Xiphophorus maculatus strain JP 163 A chromosome 24, X_maculatus-5.0-male, whole genome shotgun sequence genome:
- the ddx4 gene encoding probable ATP-dependent RNA helicase DDX4, which translates to MDEWEEEENKATTFTAASYSSNDAAGRDSWKSEHGEFGRGRGGKGRGRGGFWNSSADGDSRESNEDGERHGFSGRGGRGRGRGFNRMNSDSLSEDGDGAHENGFRGRGRGGRGGRGGFRQDAEQGGRGGFGGGYRGKDEETFNPGEDKGSVKDDPDSDKPRVTYVPPTLPEDEDSIFSHYKSGINFDKYDDILVDISGTNPPRAIMTFDEAALCESLRKNISKSGYVKPTPVQKHGIPIISAGRDLMACAQTGSGKTAAFLLPILQQLMTDGVAASRFSETQEPEAVIVAPTRELINQIYLEARKFAYGTCVRPVVVYGGVSTGHQIREILKGCNVVCGTPGRLLDMIGRGKVGLSKVRYLVLDEADRMLDMGFEPDMRRLVGSPGMPSKENRQTLMFSATYPEDIQRMAGDFLKLDYLFLAVGIVGGACSDVEQKFVQVTKFSKREQLLDILKTTGTERTMVFVETKRQADFIAVFLCQEKVPTTSIHGDREQRERELALTDFRSGKCPVLVATSVAARGLDIPDVQHVVNFDLPKDIDEYVHRIGRTGRCGNVGRAVSFFDPEVDGGLARSLVTVLSKAQQEVPPWLEESAFSSHGAGFNPRKTFGSTDSRKTGSFQESSGKSQAAAQAAADDEEWE; encoded by the exons ATGGACGAGTGGGAAGAAGAG gaaaataaaGCAACTACATTTACAGCAGCCAGCTATTCCTCTAATGATG cGGCAGGAAGAGACTCATGGAAAAGTGAACATGGTGAATTTGGACGAG GTCGAGGGGGCAAAGGGAGAGGCAGAGGAGGATTTTGGAACTCCAGCGCAG ACGGAGACAGCAGGGAATCTAACGAAGACGGGGAAAGACATGGTTTCAGTGGGAGAGGAGGTCGAG GGCGTGGCCGAGGATTCAACAGGATGAACTCAGACAGTCTCTCTG AGGATGGTGATGGAGCTCATGAGAATG GGTTCAGAgggcgaggaagaggaggtcggggaggaagaggaggattcAGACAAG ATGCTGagcagggaggaagaggaggatttGGTGGAG GTTACCGTGGAAAAGACGAAGAGACCTTCAATCCAG GAGAAGACAAAGGTTCAGTCAAGGACGACCCTGATAGTGACA AACCGAGAGTCACATACGTTCCTCCAACGCTCCCTGAAGACGAAGACTCCATCTTCTCCCATTATAAGAGTGGAATCAACTTTGACAAGTACGACGACATCTTGGTGGACATCAGCGGCACCAACCCCCCCAGGGCCATCATG ACCTTTGACGAGGCGGCCCTGTGTGAGTCCCTGAGGAAAAACATCAGTAAGTCTGGCTACGTGAAGCCGACCCCGGTGCAGAAGCATGGCATCCCCATCATCTCTGCAGGCAGAGACCTCATGGCCTGCGCACAGACCGGCTCTGGGAAGACG GCTGCTTTCCTGCTGCCCATCCTGCAGCAGCTCATGACGGACGGCGTGGCGGCCAGTCGCTTCAGTGAGACACAAGAACCCGAAGCCGTCATAGTCGCTCCAACCAGAGAACTCATCAACCAGATCTACCTGGAGGCTAGGAAGTTTGCTTATGG GACGTGTGTCCGACCTGTTGTGGTCTATGGAGGAGTCAGCACTGGACACCAGATCAGGGAAATCCTGAAAGGATGTAACGTGGTGTGTGGAACTCCTGGACGTCTGCTGGACATGATTGGGAGAGGAAAG GTGGGACTGAGTAAGGTGCGGTACCTGGTGCTGGACGAGGCCGACCGGATGTTGGACATGGGCTTTGAGCCAGACATGCGGCGCCTGGTTGGCTCCCCTGGGATGCCGTCCAAGGAGAATCGTCAGACTCTAATGTTTAGCGCCACCTACCCTGAAGACATCCAGAG GATGGCTGGCGACTTCCTAAAGCTGGATTATCTGTTCCTGGCTGTGGGCATTGTGGGCGGAGCCTGCAGCGACGTGGAACAGAAGTTTGTACAAGTCACCAAGTTCTCCAAGAGAGAGCAGCTGCTTGATATCCTCAAAACCACAG GAACGGAGCGTACCATGGTGTTTGTGGAGACCAAGAGACAAGCAGACTTCATCGCTGTGTTCCTGTGCCAGGAGAAAGTTCCAACCACCAGCATCCATGG TGACCGAGAGCAGAGGGAACGGGAGCTGGCTCTGACAGATTTCCGCTCTGGGAAATGTCCTGTTCTGGTGGCCACCTCCGTAGCTGCCCGTGGTCTGGACATTCCAGATGTTCAGCATgtggtgaactttgacctcccAAAGGACATCGACGAATACGTCCATCGTATTGGGAGAACTGGGCGCTGTGGGAACGTTGGGAGAGCCGTGTCATTCTTTGACCCAGAGGTTGACGGGGGGTTGGCCCGCTCCCTGGTCACGGTTCTGTCCAAG GCGCAGCAGGAAGTGCCGCCATGGTTGGAGGAGTCTGCCTTCAGCAGCCACGGCGCCGGCTTCAACCCCAGGAAAACATTCGGCTCCACGGATTCCAGAAAG ACGGGCTCCTTCCAGGAGAGCAGCGGGAAGAGCCAGGCTGCAGCTCAGGCTGCAGCTGATGACGAGGAATGGGAGTGA
- the ccdc14 gene encoding coiled-coil domain-containing protein 14 translates to MSGKTRDKVVTSGRLTGKVTVSRAPPDGGPPLQPQPDYSLYSTDSEDQVTTLHRGLDKCAALLSGILVADEAASAGLQRTPKKETSKPRSSSFQGKKPGKKFPAKAATPTLLRIVKGGTVKSRGSTSQGKASERKPAIKSADTQRSERRQPAAAHSFTPPAPHSGVKLHPPQKPTQSVQSLSAGCQTSARQSASVPPPLRSSAALRDHWNHSRSASAVCDGKEECGPVGGADGAAGCIPRESCCREEMLRSLLEEVRALIPGQAEWLLGRLEQTVCVSDTRNPELCSVKNRHEKVEEPQKGQILLSSEEPSLQQEVISAQSSLQQLQDDLTELRKALQDTQSRLRDTEAEKALIKTELEAARNRLLESEREKIELASVAQLRLKEIKHLRRLLQSHYSSKPMDVQNSLSVTKQYFGQQNQVVVSTDRIKEFLISLNQGEPTHTESLRVAAEREENSKGDGSNQREQCVETLPHHQDHHHHHPNLAFSEDVPPCEAASVWSNWSMKSESTFNTRDEAAFRDGLAALDASIANLQKTIQLDLRK, encoded by the exons ATGAGTGGAAAAACGCGAGACAAA GTGGTGACATCGGGAAGACTGACAGGAAAAGTTACAGTGAGTCG AGCGCCTCCTGATGGAGGACCTCCACTCCAACCTCAGCCTGACTACTCTCTCTACTCCACAGACTCAGAGGACCAG GTCACCACTCTACACAGGGGCCTGGACAAGTGTGCTGCCTTGCTCAGTGGCATTCTTGTGGCAGATGAAGCAG CATCAGCAGGTCTTCAGAGAACCCCGAAGAAAGAAACGAGCAAGCCAAGATCCTCCAGTTTCCAAGGGAAAAAGCCTGGAAAGAAATTCCCAGCGAAGGCAG CCACTCCAACTCTGTTAAGAATTGTAAAGGGTGGCACAGTCAAATCAAGAGGATCCACCTCCCAGGGGAAGGCGAGCGAAAGGAAACCGGCCATAAAATCAGCTG ATACTCAGAGGTCAGAACGGCGCCAGCCAGCAGCCGCCCACAGCTTCACCCCTCCGGCTCCGCACTCCGGAGTGAAGCTTCATCCTCCTCAGAAACCAACCCAGTCTGTTCAGTCTCTGTCTGCGGGCTGTCAGACATCTGCGCGCCAGTCCGCCTCCGTCCCGCCTCCGCTGCGGTCCAGTGCAGCGCTGCGGGACCATTGGAACCATTCCCGCTCTGCGTCTGCAGTGTGCGATGGGAAGGAGGAGTGTGGTCCTGTGGGAGGTGCTGATGGTGCAGCCGGCTGCATCCCGAGGGAGAGCTGCTGCAGGGAGGAGATGCTCCGCTCTCTGCTGGAAGAAGTCCGGGCTCTGATTCCTGGACAAG CAGAGTGGCTGCTTGGCCGTTTGGAGCAGACCGTCTGTGTTTCAGACACTCGGAACCCTGAGCTCTGCAG tgtgaaGAATCGGCATGAGAAGGTGGAGGAGCCACAGAAAGGCCAGATACTACTTTCTTCAGAAG AACCGAgcctccaacaggaagtcatctCTGCCCAGTCCAGCCTTCAGCAACTCCAGGATGACCTCACAGAGCTACGGAAAGCTCTGCAGGACACACAGAGCCGGCTGAGGGACACCGAGGCAGAAAAGGCCCTCATTAAGACAG AGTTGGAGGCGGCTAGAAACCGGCTGCTGGAGAGCGAGCGAGAGAAGATTGAGCTAGCATCAGTCGCTCAGCTAAGACTGAAGGAAATTAAACATCTTAGAAG GCTCCTTCAGAGTCACTATTCATCAAAACCCATGGATGTCCAGAACTCATTGTCCGTCACCAAGCAGTATTTTGGCCAACAAAATCAAGTAGTGGTATCGACTGACCGCATCAAGGAGTTCCTGATCTCCCTTAACCAGGGGGAGCCCACACACACCGAGAGTCTGCGCGTTGCTGCAGAACGAGAAGAAAACTCGAAAGGCGACGGATCAAATCAAAGAGAGCAATGTGTTGAGACGTTACCTCATCACCaggatcatcatcatcatcaccccAACCTAGCCTTCTCTGAGGACGTCCCGCCGTGCGAGGCGGCGTCTGTGTGGTCCAACTGGAGCATGAAGTCGGAGTCGACCTTTAACACCAGAGATGAGGCGGCGTTCAGAGATGGCCTGGCAGCTCTGGACGCCAGCATAGCCAACCTGCAGAAAACCATTCAGCTGGATCTGAGGAAGTGA
- the cryaa gene encoding alpha-crystallin A chain gives MDIAIQHPWFRRALGSIYPTRLFDQFFGEGMFDYDLFPFAASTISPYYRHSLFRNLLDSSNSGISEVRSDKDKFTVYLDVKHFSPDELSVKVTDDYLEIQGKHGERQDDHGYISREFHRRYRLPTSVDQSAITCALSTDGLLTLTGPKLSGGSESGRGERSIPVTRDDKPNAAPSS, from the exons ATGGATATTGCCATCCAGCACCCCTGGTTCAGACGTGCCCTGGGCTCCATCTACCCCACCCGACTCTTTGACCAGTTTTTCGGAGAGGGAATGTTTGACTATGACCTTTTCCCCTTCGCTGCCTCCACGATCAGCCCCTATTACAGACACTCACTTTTCCGCAACCTTCTGGATTCCTCCAATTCTGGGATCTCTGAG GTGAGGTCTGACAAGGACAAGTTTACAGTCTACCTGGACGTCAAGCACTTCTCCCCCGATGAGCTGAGCGTGAAGGTCACTGATGACTACCTGGAGATCCAGGGCAAGCATGGAGAAAGACAG GACGACCATGGTTACATCTCTCGCGAGTTTCATCGCCGGTACCGCCTGCCCACTTCTGTTGACCAATCAGCCATCACCTGCGCCCTGTCAACTGATGGTCTGCTGACGCTGACTGGTCCAAAGCTATCTGGAGGAAGCGAATCTGGTCGTGGTGAGCGTAGCATCCCCGTCACCCGTGATGACAAACCCAATGCTGCTCCATCCTCATAG
- the LOC102235755 gene encoding ankyrin repeat domain-containing protein 10-like codes for MSVGVGAELSRDEGFFNQFPIHRACRDGDLMALMSLLEQLSNQAHLTAEDSCYGWTPIHWAAHYGQLECVVHLVQMGCEVNTVTSRFNQTPTHTAAFGGHPHCVVWLTQAGADINRQDCVGEAPIHKAARSGSLECVQVLLIAGAEPHLRNASGQTAADLAQAHGFHDCFCIISNAQTQLVQLSVLRDCAPCGQGQHCRKRQQTQKETHHMKKARRAEVLVQSSVGDEVETMSMEPSSDANTKAFLGAHQPTPPSEDTLPEERRHSLPGPAEMCGSLHLAGSSGSNRPEHWRLTGADCGDSLLYGHYHGFGDTAEDLSDSGCRQPLTSTVHLYHGS; via the exons ATGTCGGTGGGAGTGGGAGCCGAGTTGTCTCGCGATGAGGGCTTTTTTAACCAGTTTCCCATCCACCGCGCGTGCCGGGATGGAGATCTTATGGCTTTGATGTcattgttggagcagctgtcaAACCAGGCTCATCTGACCGCTGAGGACTCCTGCTATGGATGGACTCCCATTCACTGGGCTGCTCACTATGGACAG CTGGAGTGCGTGGTGCACCTGGTGCAGATGGGGTGCGAGGTGAACACAGTGACGAGCCGCTTCAACCAGACGCCGACTCACACCGCCGCGTTCGGAGGGCACCCTCACTGTGTGGTGTGGCTCACGCAGGCCGGCGCCGACATCAACAGACAG GACTGCGTCGGTGAGGCTCCCATTCACAAGGCGGCTCGCTCCGGAAGCTTGGAGTGTGTTCAGGTCCTGTTGATAGCCGGAGCAGAACCACA CTTAAGGAACGCCAGCGGACAGACGGCAGCTGACCTTGCCCAAGCTCACGGATTTCATGACTGCTTCTGCATCATCTCCAACGCCCAGACACAGCTGGTCCAGCTCAGTGTGCTCCGAGACTGCGCCCCCTGTGGGCAGGGACAGCACTGCAGGAAGAGGCAGCAGACCCAAAAGGAGACCCATCACATGAAGAAGGCCCGGAGAGCGGAGG TGTTGGTGCAGAGCAGCGTTGGTGACGAGGTGGAGACCATGAGCATGGAGCCGAGCTCAG ACGCAAACACCAAAGCGTTCCTCGGCGCACATCAGCCCACCCCTCCCTCTGAGGACACACTACCAGAAGAACGACGCCACTCTCTGCCCGGTCCAGCCGAAATGTGCGGCTCGCTGCACCTGGCCGGCAGCTCTGGCTCCAACCGGCCGGAACACTGGCGGCTGACAGGAGCCGACTGCGGGGACTCGCTGCTCTACGGACACTACCACGGCTTCGGAGACACGGCCGAAGACCTGAGCGACAGCGGCTGCAGGCAGCCTCTGACCAGCACCGTCCACCTCTACCACGGCTCGTAA
- the hsf2bp gene encoding heat shock factor 2-binding protein isoform X1, producing MSLYGGKSVDHNHKAKDAFVRVRKRDLEKLTTEVMQLREFLPRVVNGDLTEMLHKARRAETKKEHLEQEQNQLRQDCSHLQSRLEAAHSECQKEREEKLLLREQLWQSGVELQQQADFCSTLGSAACSLLWSGSSREETVAIWLTDGKLPSFLTVAAQTLESFVKSMDDEIKTQPGDHNSQEHQFVLALVGTITNIAAVTSGRDFLSSSGHVLLDTLMKLLQLMRPAVFPKLKVLMLMALYNVSISIKGLKFIIENKDLIPLIWTLLDDEHWEVCLHCLRLLQSVLLEEDVVLLLGSSLLDPELQARVGRLTSSLQPSLKATAQQTLEDLQALRGTQPCLKDGNLLNIWLFSVCLQSRVCFPGLVK from the exons ATGTCTTTATATGGCGGGAAATCCGTGGATCACAATCACAAGGCTAAG GATGCGTTTGTGAGAGTGCGGAAGAGGGATTTGGAGAAATTAACGACAGAAGTCATGCAGCTGAGGGAGTTCCTGCCCCGAGTTGTGAATGGTGATCTGACTGAAATGCTTCACAAAGCCCGGAGAGCAGAGACAA AGAAGGAACACCTGGAGCAGGAACAGAATCAGCTGAGACAGGACTGCTCACATCTTCAGTCCCGGCTGGAGGCAGCGCACTCTGAATgtcagaaagaaagagag gagaAGTTACTGTTGCGTGAGCAGCTGTGGCAGAGCGgagtggagctgcagcagcaggccgACTTCTGCTCCACCCTGGGATCCGCAGCCTGCAGCCTCCTGTGGAGCGGCTCGTCCAGGGAGGAGACGGTGGCTATCTGGCTGACTGAT GGAAAGCTCCCCTCCTTCCTGACCGTTGCTGCTCAGACTCTGGAGAGTTTCGTCAAGTCCATGGACGACGAGATAAAAACTCAACCCGGGGACCACAACTCTCAGGAGCACCAGTTTGTGTTGGCTCTGGTTGGGACAATCACAA ATATAGCAGCAGTAACATCTGGGCGGGACTTCCTGTCCAGCTCAGGACACGTCCTGCTGGACACGCTaatgaagctgctgcagctgatgagGCCTGCCGTCTTCCCCAAACTGAAAGT GTTGATGCTGATGGCTTTGTATAATGTGAGCATCAGCATTAAAGGACTGAAGTTCATCATTGAGAATAAAGATCTCATTCCACTCATCTGGACGCTGTTGGACG ATGAGCACTGGGAGGTGTGTCTCCACTGCCTGCGCCTCCTCCAGTCCGTGTTGCTGGAGGAGGATGTTGTGCTGCTTCTCGGCTCCTCGTTGCTGGATCCGGAGCTCCAGGCTCGGGTTGGCCGGCTCACCTCCAGCCTGCAGCCCAGCCTGAAGGCCACAGCTCAGCAAACCCTGGAGGACCTGCAGGCCCTCCGAGGTACACAACCCTGCCTTAAAGATGGAAATCTGTTAAACATTTGGCTCTTCTCCGTGTGTTTACAAAGCcgtgtgtgttttccaggtctGGTTAAATAA
- the hsf2bp gene encoding heat shock factor 2-binding protein isoform X2, translating into MSLYGGKSVDHNHKAKDAFVRVRKRDLEKLTTEVMQLREFLPRVVNGDLTEMLHKARRAETKKEHLEQEQNQLRQDCSHLQSRLEAAHSECQKEREEKLLLREQLWQSGVELQQQADFCSTLGSAACSLLWSGSSREETVAIWLTDGKLPSFLTVAAQTLESFVKSMDDEIKTQPGDHNSQEHQFVLALVGTITNIAAVTSGRDFLSSSGHVLLDTLMKLLQLMRPAVFPKLKVLMLMALYNVSISIKGLKFIIENKDLIPLIWTLLDDEHWEVCLHCLRLLQSVLLEEDVVLLLGSSLLDPELQARVGRLTSSLQPSLKATAQQTLEDLQALRGLVK; encoded by the exons ATGTCTTTATATGGCGGGAAATCCGTGGATCACAATCACAAGGCTAAG GATGCGTTTGTGAGAGTGCGGAAGAGGGATTTGGAGAAATTAACGACAGAAGTCATGCAGCTGAGGGAGTTCCTGCCCCGAGTTGTGAATGGTGATCTGACTGAAATGCTTCACAAAGCCCGGAGAGCAGAGACAA AGAAGGAACACCTGGAGCAGGAACAGAATCAGCTGAGACAGGACTGCTCACATCTTCAGTCCCGGCTGGAGGCAGCGCACTCTGAATgtcagaaagaaagagag gagaAGTTACTGTTGCGTGAGCAGCTGTGGCAGAGCGgagtggagctgcagcagcaggccgACTTCTGCTCCACCCTGGGATCCGCAGCCTGCAGCCTCCTGTGGAGCGGCTCGTCCAGGGAGGAGACGGTGGCTATCTGGCTGACTGAT GGAAAGCTCCCCTCCTTCCTGACCGTTGCTGCTCAGACTCTGGAGAGTTTCGTCAAGTCCATGGACGACGAGATAAAAACTCAACCCGGGGACCACAACTCTCAGGAGCACCAGTTTGTGTTGGCTCTGGTTGGGACAATCACAA ATATAGCAGCAGTAACATCTGGGCGGGACTTCCTGTCCAGCTCAGGACACGTCCTGCTGGACACGCTaatgaagctgctgcagctgatgagGCCTGCCGTCTTCCCCAAACTGAAAGT GTTGATGCTGATGGCTTTGTATAATGTGAGCATCAGCATTAAAGGACTGAAGTTCATCATTGAGAATAAAGATCTCATTCCACTCATCTGGACGCTGTTGGACG ATGAGCACTGGGAGGTGTGTCTCCACTGCCTGCGCCTCCTCCAGTCCGTGTTGCTGGAGGAGGATGTTGTGCTGCTTCTCGGCTCCTCGTTGCTGGATCCGGAGCTCCAGGCTCGGGTTGGCCGGCTCACCTCCAGCCTGCAGCCCAGCCTGAAGGCCACAGCTCAGCAAACCCTGGAGGACCTGCAGGCCCTCCGAG gtctGGTTAAATAA